The nucleotide window CTATGCCGCCGGTGAACGCCATCCCCTTCCCTGCTTCCGCCGTCGTCAGTGTTCCCCTCGATCGTGTTCAGAGTACGACCGGACACGCTCTCGACAAATCCGATATGGGAGAGCTTCGGTAGAAAAACGGCGATGTCTCCGGCCTGCGGGAGCCGTTTGCCGTCGTTTGCCCACACCTCGACGCCGTAGCGCCCCCGGCACCAGTCGAGGAAGTACCGGACAGCCGCTTCCTTTGGGAGCGCCTTGACCTTCGGGCGCCAGCCTTGCCGGGCAGCTTCAGCCAGGCAGAAGCACACAAAGGCCGCACACCACGGCTCCCGGTTGTCGTCGCCCTGCGGGTAGCTGGTATCGTTCCAGAAGAGCGCGATTTCCGGCCCCTGGTTGCGCGAAGTTTCCCGGGTCCCGACGTATCGGGCCGCGATCTCGAGGGGCGAAACCGCCAGCGGTGGCAAAGTGCTGGTCATTTCGCCCATGGTTGAGACATCGACCAAATGCCGCCGCAAAGGCGAACCGCCGCCCAAATAATGCGCCGATGAAGCCAGCCCACCCCTACCGCCTGCATGGCCTCGAGAAAGAGCGCGTCACACTGCG belongs to Terrimicrobium sacchariphilum and includes:
- a CDS encoding CHAP domain-containing protein, which codes for MTSTLPPLAVSPLEIAARYVGTRETSRNQGPEIALFWNDTSYPQGDDNREPWCAAFVCFCLAEAARQGWRPKVKALPKEAAVRYFLDWCRGRYGVEVWANDGKRLPQAGDIAVFLPKLSHIGFVESVSGRTLNTIEGNTDDGGSREGDGVHRRHRALSFPGWFIRFLS